The sequence CAGGATTCCGGCGTCGGGATTCCGGTCGAAATGAAAGCAGTGCTGTTCGAGCCGTTCCGTACGACAAAATCCGGAGGGACCGGGCTCGGCCTGGCATTATCAAAGTACATCATCGGACGTCATCACGGCGACATCGCGCTCGAGTCGCCGTCCGAGGGGGGAACACTGGTTCGCATTATTTTACCATCACAGCCAACAAGCAACGGAGCGTGGAATGGATAAAGGCAGAATCTTAGTCGCAGACGATGAAAGGTCGTTGACAGTTTCGGTGAAGAACGTTCTCGCCGATGCTGGATATTCGGTTGGAGTGAGCTCCAACAGGGATGAGTTCCTCGCGCAGCTCTCCTCGTTCAACCCGGATGTCATTTTGCTCGACATCTATCTCGGGGCGGCAAACGGTATCCAGATCCTTAAACAGATCAAGTTCGACGGATGGAAGGCCCCGGTGATCATGATGACGGCACACTCCGACGTTTCGCTGGCGGTGCAGGCGATGAAGGAAGGGGCGGCGGACTTTGTCGTGAAACCCTTCGACCTCAACCACCTTATCGTTCTCATCGAGAAGAATCTCGAGTTCGCTCACCTCGAAAGCCGAGTTTCCATGCTGCAGGAGGAGCTTGAAAAGCAGCGGTCGCGGAGCGGCATCATCGGCAGCAGCGCCGCCCTCCGGCGCGTCCTCGAAGTGACGGAAAAGCTCGCCTCTGGGGAAAGTACGACGGTGCTTATCGAAGGAGAGAGCGGAACGGGAAAGGAGCTTCTCGCGCGGTTCATCCATCAGAAGAGCGCGGTCCGCAGCAACCAGCCTTTCATCGCCCTTAACTGCGCCGCGATTCCCAAAGACCTCGCGGAGAGCGAATTTTTCGGCTACGAAAAAGGAGCTTTCACCGGCGCTACGGAAAGGATGAAGCAGGGGAAATTTGAAATGGCGAACGGAGGAACGATCCTGCTTGACGAGGTCGGCGAGTTGTCGCTTGACATGCAGG comes from Bacteroidota bacterium and encodes:
- a CDS encoding sigma-54 dependent transcriptional regulator; this encodes MDKGRILVADDERSLTVSVKNVLADAGYSVGVSSNRDEFLAQLSSFNPDVILLDIYLGAANGIQILKQIKFDGWKAPVIMMTAHSDVSLAVQAMKEGAADFVVKPFDLNHLIVLIEKNLEFAHLESRVSMLQEELEKQRSRSGIIGSSAALRRVLEVTEKLASGESTTVLIEGESGTGKELLARFIHQKSAVRSNQPFIALNCAAIPKDLAESEFFGYEKGAFTGATERMKQGKFEMANGGTILLDEVGELSLDMQVKLLRVLEERKFYRLGGTREISVDVRVIAASNRNLANEVEAGRFRGDLFYRLNVAVVKIPPLRERKEDIEALTYAFVQEFARKFNKQVPQIDPDVKEVLLRLPWKGNVRELRNAIERIVLLNDTPVITRNEIAFLSGDEGKGDGSARPENGEFILKVPAKGIGMSEVLKDLILKTLEITDGNQVQAAKVLGITRSKLRYKMDQLKIKSGQRVYSA